One region of Dehalococcoidia bacterium genomic DNA includes:
- a CDS encoding ABC transporter ATP-binding protein — MVKKDTKKSKNESIDRDGFGPSTIQDEVVLELKNLQTHFTTKWGTVKACDGVSYSVRKGETLGVVGESGSGKSVTALSIMRLIQSPPGMIAGGEVILNGRNILELSEKEMTKVRGGEISMILQDPMQALNPVFDINDQVGEAIGIHQGLKGKSRFEKVVDALKKVRIPAPDTRAKDYPHQLSGGMRQRVVGAIGISSNPSVIIADEPTTSLDVTIQAAYLRLLKQIQAETGAAIIFITHDFGIVAKMCDRVAVMYAGRIVEMAECREIFNNPLHEYTKALIGSVPKLEEKTGRLPQIEGQPPLLYNLPPGDAFAPRSPLKYDEKDAMIRPDLVEVKPGHFVQMSRCSVADFDKYKDKVSY; from the coding sequence ATGGTCAAGAAAGATACTAAAAAAAGTAAAAACGAATCTATTGATAGAGATGGTTTTGGTCCGTCAACTATACAAGACGAAGTGGTTCTTGAACTTAAGAATTTGCAAACTCACTTTACTACAAAATGGGGTACAGTAAAAGCATGTGATGGGGTTTCCTATTCTGTAAGAAAAGGTGAAACTTTAGGAGTAGTAGGTGAATCAGGTTCTGGAAAGTCGGTTACTGCGTTATCTATAATGAGATTAATTCAATCTCCACCTGGTATGATTGCTGGAGGTGAAGTAATTCTTAATGGAAGAAATATACTAGAGCTTTCAGAAAAAGAAATGACTAAGGTAAGAGGTGGGGAAATTTCTATGATTCTACAAGATCCTATGCAAGCCCTTAATCCTGTTTTTGATATAAATGATCAAGTGGGAGAAGCAATAGGGATACACCAAGGATTGAAAGGTAAAAGTAGATTTGAAAAGGTTGTTGATGCTCTTAAGAAAGTAAGAATACCCGCACCAGATACAAGGGCGAAGGATTACCCTCATCAACTTTCAGGTGGAATGAGACAGAGAGTTGTTGGAGCTATAGGAATTTCATCTAATCCCTCAGTTATAATTGCCGATGAGCCAACCACTTCACTAGATGTTACTATTCAAGCAGCTTATCTTAGACTACTAAAGCAAATTCAAGCTGAAACAGGAGCTGCAATTATTTTTATAACTCATGATTTTGGTATTGTTGCCAAAATGTGTGATAGGGTAGCTGTGATGTATGCTGGTAGGATCGTAGAAATGGCAGAATGTAGAGAGATTTTTAACAATCCTTTGCATGAATATACAAAAGCTTTGATAGGTTCTGTTCCAAAGCTTGAAGAAAAAACAGGTAGACTGCCTCAAATTGAAGGTCAACCTCCGCTACTATATAATCTTCCACCAGGAGATGCCTTTGCTCCAAGGTCACCATTAAAATATGATGAAAAAGATGCAATGATCCGGCCAGATCTAGTAGAAGTTAAGCCTGGCCATTTTGTTCAGATGTCTAGATGTTCAGTAGCAGATTTTGATAAATATAAAGATAAAGTTTCATATTAG
- a CDS encoding aspartate aminotransferase family protein, whose translation MNKDILISGEKIEELQSLASQNLFMHAQQINDWAGDLRIFVKGERVWVTDVNGNKYLDSTGGLWFKGAGYGRSEIGQAIYDQICEIETPPAMAACIPQIELAAKIADIYPDKSARSFFTSGGSESVETAVKMAKKYQMNTGKSGAYKVISRRYSYHGATAMAVSLGKPSTSDTMGPEMPGAIHVQNWDSYRIPEGINSVDYAIYCANQFEEAIKHTGPDSVAAMIAEPISVAFGIHIPPKEYWQKLREIADKYHVVLIADEVITGFGRTGKYFATDHWDMIPDITTVAKSLTSGYSPLGAAIATKKIADSFIGSEKEMFLHLITFGGHPASCAAGLKNLEIYERENLVQHSKEMGEYLMNKLQNVLLNSKIVGDVRGLGLLAAIELVKDKSTKEKLPATLEIQKKIPKYLNERNIFTFRAGDIISLCPPLNINKDEIDFLVEGLSSAISKIEKEI comes from the coding sequence ATGAATAAAGATATTTTAATTTCAGGTGAAAAGATAGAAGAATTGCAGAGCTTAGCTTCTCAAAATTTGTTTATGCATGCACAGCAAATTAATGATTGGGCAGGGGATTTAAGGATTTTTGTAAAAGGAGAAAGAGTTTGGGTTACAGATGTAAATGGTAATAAATATCTTGATTCTACTGGAGGATTATGGTTCAAAGGAGCAGGTTATGGTAGATCAGAAATTGGTCAAGCTATTTACGATCAAATATGTGAGATAGAAACTCCTCCTGCGATGGCAGCTTGTATACCTCAAATAGAATTAGCTGCTAAAATCGCTGATATTTATCCAGATAAATCTGCAAGATCTTTCTTTACTTCTGGTGGCTCTGAATCTGTAGAAACAGCTGTTAAGATGGCTAAAAAATATCAAATGAATACAGGGAAATCTGGAGCTTATAAAGTTATATCTAGAAGATATTCATATCATGGAGCTACAGCCATGGCAGTTAGTTTGGGTAAGCCCTCAACTTCAGATACTATGGGCCCTGAAATGCCAGGTGCTATCCATGTTCAAAATTGGGATTCGTATCGTATCCCAGAAGGTATTAATTCTGTAGACTACGCTATTTACTGTGCAAATCAGTTCGAAGAAGCAATCAAGCATACTGGTCCGGATAGTGTAGCAGCAATGATTGCAGAGCCAATTTCTGTAGCTTTTGGGATACATATACCTCCAAAAGAATATTGGCAAAAACTTAGAGAGATTGCCGATAAGTATCATGTAGTCTTAATTGCAGATGAAGTGATTACAGGATTTGGAAGGACAGGTAAATATTTTGCTACAGATCATTGGGATATGATCCCAGATATTACTACAGTAGCAAAATCACTCACTAGCGGATATTCTCCTTTAGGAGCTGCTATAGCTACAAAAAAAATAGCAGATTCTTTTATTGGGAGTGAAAAAGAAATGTTTTTGCATTTGATTACTTTTGGAGGTCACCCAGCTTCATGTGCAGCAGGATTGAAAAATTTAGAAATTTATGAAAGAGAAAATCTTGTTCAACACTCCAAAGAAATGGGTGAATATCTTATGAATAAACTTCAGAATGTTCTTTTGAATTCCAAAATCGTTGGAGATGTCAGAGGATTAGGATTGTTGGCGGCTATTGAGCTAGTTAAAGATAAATCTACCAAAGAAAAGCTTCCTGCAACTCTAGAAATTCAAAAAAAGATACCAAAATACTTAAATGAAAGAAATATTTTCACTTTCAGAGCAGGAGACATTATTTCACTTTGTCCTCCCTTAAATATTAATAAGGACGAAATAGACTTTTTAGTTGAAGGTTTAAGTAGTGCTATATCTAAGATTGAAAAAGAAATTTAA
- a CDS encoding SRPBCC family protein, with product MINFSKTDNFFQLETNLLINEDIETVFKFFETPKNLNLITPSWLNFTIVPPIPNNTFENQEIEYKLTLHKIRFTWRSRIIEYKKNVSFCDKQIKGPYLLWEHYHLFSKKNNKTLMTDKVNYKVLFGEITNRILVKRDLKKIFEYRRKKIKEIFTK from the coding sequence ATGATTAATTTCTCCAAAACTGATAATTTCTTTCAATTAGAAACAAATTTACTAATTAATGAGGATATAGAAACTGTTTTCAAATTTTTTGAAACTCCAAAAAATTTAAACTTAATTACACCTAGTTGGTTAAATTTTACTATTGTCCCTCCTATTCCAAATAATACTTTTGAAAATCAAGAAATTGAGTATAAACTAACTCTTCATAAGATAAGATTCACATGGAGAAGTAGGATTATTGAATACAAAAAAAATGTTTCCTTTTGTGACAAACAAATAAAAGGGCCTTATTTATTATGGGAACATTATCATCTTTTTTCAAAAAAAAATAATAAAACTTTAATGACAGACAAAGTGAATTATAAAGTTTTATTTGGTGAAATAACAAATAGAATTTTGGTAAAAAGAGATCTAAAAAAAATTTTCGAGTATAGAAGAAAAAAAATTAAAGAAATATTTACAAAATAA
- a CDS encoding GYD domain-containing protein, which produces MAKYLVTGSYTAESWAAQIENPQNRIEVIGKQMAAMGVNILAGYLAFGENDFVIIIEGPDDITAAAMLMKVASTGAVSNLSTTVLIDPEDAVEGMKKAKDFGYTPPKS; this is translated from the coding sequence ATGGCAAAATATCTAGTGACAGGAAGCTACACTGCAGAATCATGGGCAGCTCAAATAGAAAATCCTCAAAATAGAATTGAAGTTATTGGTAAACAAATGGCAGCTATGGGGGTAAATATCCTAGCAGGGTACTTAGCATTTGGTGAAAATGATTTCGTAATAATAATCGAAGGTCCAGATGACATTACAGCTGCTGCAATGCTAATGAAAGTAGCATCGACTGGTGCAGTATCTAATTTATCTACTACTGTTTTAATTGATCCTGAAGATGCAGTTGAAGGAATGAAAAAAGCTAAAGATTTTGGATACACACCACCCAAAAGCTAA
- a CDS encoding Gfo/Idh/MocA family oxidoreductase yields the protein MKKIGIAQWGTKHGHAQGWLELLIKSKEIKFFGVYESDQQRIEQLKNSKEKIWSEVKWINDSNEILENNEIKAVFIEESNDKSLDILEKCINADKNIMLDKPAGNNYLKFKKIMNMAKKKDLIIELGYMFRQHDGFRKIANMSKSGILGKIYMIRAHMSTNLPEENKNNNSISMKGLSKFSGGIFYDLAGHMIDQICWLLGRPNSINSFFKNSFSINKKFSDNTISVFEYDQALAIIDIAAMESPPIARRFEVYGSKGSAIMEPFEPADKIRLALKKSNENYKKGINIIKIIDKKRYDEPFNIFIDRLKKNNLPEFDLFHELLVQESLMRATK from the coding sequence ATGAAAAAAATAGGGATAGCTCAATGGGGAACAAAGCATGGTCATGCTCAGGGTTGGCTAGAATTACTAATAAAATCAAAAGAGATAAAATTTTTTGGAGTTTATGAATCAGATCAACAAAGAATAGAGCAATTAAAAAATTCTAAGGAAAAGATTTGGAGTGAAGTTAAATGGATTAATGATTCAAATGAAATTTTAGAAAATAATGAAATCAAAGCTGTTTTTATAGAAGAATCTAATGATAAAAGCCTAGATATTTTAGAAAAATGTATCAATGCAGATAAAAATATTATGCTAGATAAACCTGCAGGAAATAATTATCTAAAGTTTAAGAAAATTATGAATATGGCGAAAAAAAAAGACCTCATAATTGAATTAGGATATATGTTTAGACAACATGATGGATTTAGGAAAATTGCAAATATGTCTAAGTCTGGAATCTTAGGAAAAATTTACATGATAAGAGCACATATGTCCACAAATTTACCAGAAGAAAATAAAAATAATAATAGTATATCTATGAAAGGATTATCAAAATTTAGTGGTGGAATTTTCTACGATTTAGCAGGTCATATGATTGATCAAATTTGTTGGTTACTTGGAAGGCCAAATAGTATAAATAGTTTTTTCAAAAATTCTTTTAGCATAAATAAAAAATTTTCTGATAACACTATTTCTGTTTTTGAATATGATCAAGCACTCGCGATAATAGATATTGCTGCAATGGAATCACCTCCTATAGCTCGAAGATTTGAAGTCTATGGATCTAAAGGTTCTGCGATCATGGAGCCATTTGAACCAGCAGATAAAATAAGATTAGCTCTAAAAAAATCAAATGAGAATTATAAAAAAGGAATAAATATAATAAAAATTATTGATAAAAAAAGGTACGATGAACCTTTTAATATTTTTATTGATAGACTGAAAAAAAATAATTTACCAGAATTCGATTTATTTCATGAATTACTCGTACAAGAAAGTTTAATGAGGGCAACTAAATGA
- a CDS encoding Gfo/Idh/MocA family oxidoreductase, whose product MINQKKYKVAIIGCGGIGHAHMEGYNKIEEVEVIACCDPVPSAVEYYKNEFNIPQGFNDLDEMLNIAKPEIVSVCVWHLLHDEITNKVAKSKSVKGIICEKPMAIGVEKARSMVQVCKENDVKLAISHQRRFTPGWIKAKELVENGDIGIPNRAELRVKDGLLNWGTHSIDGARFILGDPRPIWVMGSVERYTNKYERDTAIEDSCIGLIHFENDIQFFIQSDLMDNGADAGKFEIYGTEGFLKITETEVKIFNAKSNGWKDIQINLEEGDVAIGGNTNAAQTRELIDWIEGGKKHRGAGDIAADTVEIMMGIYESARQNRLIRFPMNEMGYPLEKMIKEGKLNLESKEKYDIRGFLKREDIDEDLYTKLRDDGLSHHEAMKAVHDQK is encoded by the coding sequence ATGATCAATCAAAAAAAATATAAAGTAGCAATTATAGGATGTGGAGGAATAGGACATGCACATATGGAAGGATATAACAAAATTGAAGAAGTAGAAGTTATTGCATGCTGCGATCCAGTTCCAAGTGCAGTTGAATATTATAAAAATGAATTTAATATTCCTCAAGGATTTAATGATCTAGATGAAATGCTCAATATTGCAAAGCCGGAAATTGTTTCAGTATGTGTTTGGCACCTACTACATGATGAAATTACAAATAAGGTTGCAAAATCTAAATCTGTAAAGGGAATAATTTGTGAAAAACCAATGGCTATTGGAGTAGAAAAAGCAAGATCAATGGTTCAAGTCTGTAAAGAAAATGATGTGAAACTGGCCATTTCTCATCAAAGAAGATTTACTCCTGGTTGGATTAAAGCTAAAGAATTAGTAGAAAATGGTGATATTGGAATACCAAATAGAGCGGAATTAAGAGTTAAGGATGGTTTGTTAAATTGGGGAACTCATTCTATAGATGGTGCAAGATTCATATTAGGAGACCCAAGGCCTATTTGGGTAATGGGTTCAGTAGAAAGATATACAAATAAATATGAAAGAGATACAGCTATTGAGGATTCATGCATAGGATTAATACATTTCGAAAATGATATTCAATTTTTTATTCAATCTGACTTAATGGACAATGGAGCTGATGCTGGAAAATTTGAAATTTATGGAACTGAGGGCTTTCTAAAGATTACTGAAACAGAAGTTAAGATTTTTAATGCCAAATCAAATGGTTGGAAAGATATTCAAATTAATTTAGAAGAAGGAGATGTTGCAATAGGTGGAAATACAAATGCTGCTCAAACTAGAGAACTAATAGATTGGATTGAGGGGGGTAAAAAGCACAGAGGTGCCGGCGATATAGCTGCAGATACAGTTGAAATAATGATGGGAATATATGAATCAGCAAGACAAAATAGATTAATTAGATTCCCTATGAATGAGATGGGGTACCCTTTAGAAAAAATGATTAAAGAAGGTAAATTAAATCTAGAATCAAAAGAGAAATACGATATAAGAGGATTTCTTAAAAGAGAGGATATAGATGAAGATCTTTACACTAAATTAAGAGATGATGGACTTTCTCATCATGAAGCAATGAAAGCGGTTCATGATCAAAAATAA
- a CDS encoding putative sulfate exporter family transporter gives MSIKSIKQNLPGLFFCFSFGIIILFVFHNFNIKLIDTLLTGLLVGIFIKNINFLPDLSIIDKGAKFAGKHILEFSVMLMGASIFLPDLFENGIELFLVIVLGIIGSMIISYVIGYRLLRLDKKLSTLVGVGNSICGNSAVAVIAPVIGASSNQIASAIGISAILGASQIILLPLLVPAFGLGDYQYGVVAGLSVYAVAQVVAASSIVSPVSANVATVVKLTRVILLAPLVLFLRFFYNSESSNNKTNMSESILKFLPWFVVGFIILAILRSTEIIDNQLGLNIRSVAKFLFIISMVAIGLSVDLKEIIKVGPKVALTIIFIIAFMIILGIMSSNFLT, from the coding sequence ATGAGCATAAAATCAATCAAACAAAATTTACCAGGATTATTTTTTTGTTTTTCATTTGGAATAATTATATTATTTGTATTTCACAACTTTAATATAAAACTAATTGATACATTATTGACCGGCCTTTTAGTTGGTATATTTATAAAAAATATAAATTTTTTGCCTGACCTATCAATAATTGATAAGGGTGCTAAGTTTGCAGGCAAACATATTTTAGAGTTTTCTGTAATGCTTATGGGTGCAAGTATTTTTCTTCCAGATCTTTTTGAGAATGGAATTGAATTGTTCTTAGTAATAGTGTTGGGAATAATTGGTTCTATGATTATTTCCTATGTTATTGGTTATAGGCTACTTAGATTAGATAAAAAACTTTCCACTTTAGTAGGTGTAGGTAACTCAATTTGTGGAAATTCTGCAGTTGCAGTTATAGCTCCAGTTATTGGCGCTTCATCAAATCAGATTGCTTCAGCAATAGGAATAAGCGCAATACTTGGAGCATCTCAAATTATCCTATTGCCTCTTTTGGTTCCAGCTTTTGGGCTAGGTGATTATCAGTATGGAGTAGTGGCGGGCTTATCGGTATATGCAGTTGCACAAGTCGTAGCAGCATCATCAATTGTAAGTCCTGTTTCAGCAAATGTTGCAACAGTAGTTAAGCTTACTAGGGTAATTTTATTAGCTCCATTGGTATTGTTTTTAAGATTTTTCTATAACTCAGAGTCAAGCAATAATAAAACTAATATGTCAGAGTCAATCTTAAAATTTTTACCTTGGTTTGTTGTAGGATTTATAATCTTAGCCATTCTAAGAAGTACTGAAATTATTGATAATCAACTAGGCTTGAATATTAGATCAGTTGCTAAATTTCTTTTTATAATTTCTATGGTTGCTATAGGTTTATCAGTAGATTTGAAAGAAATAATTAAGGTTGGACCAAAAGTTGCACTGACAATTATTTTTATAATAGCTTTTATGATTATCCTAGGAATTATGTCTTCAAATTTCTTGACCTAA
- a CDS encoding homoserine O-acetyltransferase, whose protein sequence is MSIINSSDDLRTDQFSKYIQEFNIPFTLDLERGEQLENVKVAYETYGKLNSENSNAILVCHAITGDSHVAKHNSNDVPGWWDIMVGPDKPLDTNKYFIICSNILGSCRGTTGPNSINPKTGTYYGADFPIVTIKDMVKVQKYLIDNLGINKLLGVIGGSLGGFQCLEWATEYPEMIKGCLPMASSARLTTQALAFDVVARNSIISDPYFNSGNYYDNEKKPDVGLALARMLGHITYLSKESMNEKFEIDRNSPRNISTSFEKKFSVGSYLAYQGEKFVERFDANSYVTLSTALDLFDLGSNKDILAKNLSKSHCEWLLVSFSSDWLYPSFQSLDIVEALISRSKKVSYCNVRSNAGHDAFLLPDDIKHYGELTSSFFRNLHSKNKTINDSKKLNSTVKIGLNNRIDFKYIAELIPRNSTILDLGCEKGELIEQLNSIGISNSLGVEINQQNVISCFTKGINIIHSDLDSRLEKFYDSQFDIAILSQTLQSIKNVEKILKDMTRVSKSSIVSFPNFAFKPMREMFFNEGKAPKISGWYGYNWYDTPNIRFPSINDFLDFCKEKDIIIKKSLYLDTVNNKEITENPNLNADSAIFVIS, encoded by the coding sequence TTGAGTATTATAAATAGTTCAGATGACCTTAGAACTGATCAATTCTCAAAATACATTCAAGAATTTAATATACCTTTTACATTAGATTTGGAAAGAGGAGAGCAACTTGAAAATGTAAAAGTTGCTTATGAAACTTACGGTAAGCTTAATTCTGAAAATTCTAATGCAATATTGGTTTGTCATGCAATAACTGGAGACTCTCACGTAGCCAAACATAATAGTAATGATGTTCCTGGATGGTGGGATATTATGGTTGGCCCAGATAAACCTTTAGATACAAATAAATATTTTATAATATGTTCAAATATTCTTGGTAGTTGCAGAGGTACGACTGGCCCGAATTCAATAAATCCTAAAACAGGAACATACTATGGGGCAGATTTCCCTATAGTAACAATAAAAGATATGGTAAAAGTTCAAAAATATCTTATTGATAATCTTGGAATCAATAAATTACTAGGAGTTATTGGTGGCTCTTTAGGAGGTTTTCAGTGTTTAGAGTGGGCGACTGAATATCCAGAAATGATTAAAGGTTGCTTGCCTATGGCGTCTTCAGCAAGACTTACAACTCAAGCATTAGCGTTTGATGTTGTAGCTAGAAATTCAATAATCAGTGACCCATATTTCAATTCTGGTAATTATTATGATAATGAAAAAAAACCTGATGTAGGCCTTGCATTAGCTAGAATGTTGGGTCATATAACTTATCTTTCTAAAGAATCTATGAATGAGAAATTTGAAATAGATAGAAATAGTCCCAGAAATATTTCTACTAGTTTTGAAAAAAAATTTTCTGTAGGAAGTTATTTAGCTTATCAAGGTGAAAAATTTGTTGAAAGATTTGATGCCAACAGCTATGTTACTCTTTCTACAGCCTTGGACTTGTTTGATTTAGGATCAAACAAAGATATTCTTGCAAAAAATCTTAGTAAATCTCACTGTGAATGGTTATTAGTAAGCTTTTCAAGTGATTGGCTTTATCCTTCCTTTCAGTCATTAGATATAGTAGAGGCTTTAATTTCTAGATCTAAAAAAGTTTCATATTGTAATGTTAGATCAAATGCTGGACATGATGCATTTTTATTACCTGATGATATCAAGCATTATGGCGAATTAACAAGCTCGTTTTTTAGAAATTTACATAGTAAAAATAAAACAATTAATGATTCTAAAAAGTTAAATTCAACAGTAAAAATTGGATTAAATAATAGGATTGACTTCAAGTATATAGCAGAACTGATTCCTAGAAATTCAACTATTTTAGATCTAGGCTGTGAGAAAGGAGAATTGATTGAGCAATTAAATTCTATTGGTATTTCAAATTCTTTGGGAGTTGAAATAAATCAACAAAATGTTATTTCTTGCTTTACAAAAGGTATAAATATTATTCATAGTGATTTAGATAGTAGATTAGAAAAATTTTATGATTCTCAGTTTGATATTGCTATTTTATCTCAAACTCTACAATCAATAAAAAATGTTGAAAAAATACTTAAGGATATGACTAGAGTTTCAAAATCTAGTATTGTATCTTTCCCAAATTTTGCATTTAAGCCTATGAGAGAAATGTTTTTTAATGAGGGTAAGGCTCCCAAAATATCTGGTTGGTATGGATATAATTGGTACGATACTCCAAACATAAGATTTCCTTCAATAAATGATTTTCTAGATTTTTGTAAAGAAAAAGATATTATTATTAAAAAATCACTTTACCTTGATACGGTAAATAATAAAGAAATAACTGAGAACCCTAACTTAAATGCAGATAGTGCCATTTTTGTTATTTCTTAG
- a CDS encoding O-acetylhomoserine aminocarboxypropyltransferase/cysteine synthase, producing the protein MTENLKRETLALHAGYEPDPTTNSRQVPIYPTTSYVFNDPEHAANLFALSEFGNIYSRLSNPTCDVLEQRIAALDGGIYALSFSSGQAAINAAILTIAHSGQNIISSTSLYGGTWTLFTQTFKQLGIEVRFFDPNEPEKIDELVDENSRCVYFESLGNPKNDVPDFEKISKLSHNHGLPVICDNTVMTPFLLRPFEHGVDIVIHSTTKFIGGHGAHIGGVIVDSGNFKWADNPEKWPEFCGPSPSYHGAVLEEALRPLGNLVYLVQIRTHWLRDTGAAMSPFAAWITLQGLETLHLRMERHCQNAQEIAEFLDKHDQVEWVNYPGLKSHPDYNKAEKYLPDGKGAIIGFGIKGGKEAAVKFINNVKLLSHLANIGDARTLVIHPASTTHSQLSEEEQKETGVNPEYIRLSIGLENIDDIKADINQALG; encoded by the coding sequence ATGACGGAAAACTTAAAAAGAGAAACATTAGCTTTACATGCTGGATATGAACCGGATCCTACTACAAACTCAAGGCAGGTCCCAATTTATCCCACAACTTCTTATGTTTTTAATGACCCAGAGCATGCAGCGAATTTATTTGCATTGTCTGAATTTGGAAATATTTATTCTAGGTTGTCCAATCCAACTTGTGATGTACTAGAACAAAGAATAGCAGCTCTTGACGGAGGTATATATGCTTTATCTTTTTCTTCTGGACAAGCAGCTATAAATGCCGCAATTCTAACAATTGCCCATAGCGGTCAAAATATTATTTCCTCAACTAGTCTGTATGGTGGAACTTGGACTTTATTCACTCAAACATTTAAGCAGTTAGGTATCGAGGTAAGATTTTTTGATCCAAATGAACCTGAGAAAATTGATGAATTGGTTGATGAAAATTCAAGATGTGTATACTTTGAATCTTTGGGTAATCCTAAGAATGATGTCCCTGATTTTGAGAAAATTTCTAAATTAAGTCATAATCATGGTTTGCCAGTAATTTGTGATAATACTGTTATGACCCCATTTTTACTACGACCTTTTGAGCATGGAGTAGATATAGTTATTCATTCAACTACAAAATTCATAGGTGGCCATGGAGCGCATATAGGTGGTGTAATTGTAGATAGTGGAAATTTTAAGTGGGCTGATAATCCTGAAAAGTGGCCAGAATTTTGCGGTCCATCGCCTTCATATCATGGAGCAGTTTTAGAAGAAGCCTTAAGACCTCTTGGAAATTTAGTTTATTTAGTTCAAATTAGAACTCATTGGCTTAGAGATACTGGAGCAGCTATGAGTCCTTTTGCTGCTTGGATAACTCTTCAAGGTTTGGAGACTCTACACTTAAGAATGGAAAGGCATTGTCAAAATGCTCAAGAAATAGCTGAGTTTTTAGATAAACATGATCAAGTTGAATGGGTTAATTATCCAGGTCTAAAATCGCACCCAGACTATAATAAAGCAGAGAAATATTTGCCTGATGGAAAGGGAGCAATTATTGGGTTTGGAATTAAGGGTGGAAAAGAAGCAGCTGTCAAATTTATAAATAATGTAAAATTATTAAGTCATCTAGCTAATATAGGTGATGCAAGAACATTAGTTATACATCCTGCTTCTACAACTCACTCTCAATTAAGTGAGGAAGAACAAAAAGAAACAGGTGTGAATCCAGAATATATTAGATTATCAATTGGTCTTGAAAATATTGATGATATTAAGGCTGATATTAATCAGGCATTGGGTTAA
- a CDS encoding MFS transporter, which produces MNPIVEVLKTKDFKKLWFIGTTAMSMRWIEQIALGYYVYQITKDEFLVGLVFFFRNVPMLLFGAFIGVISDEFDKKKILQITLIFTAIIYFILTISSFLDQLNYFQICFGAFIAGLAWSFDFPIRRSMLSEIVDKRLYPSAIGVDMTSSNLARIIGPVLAGIVLQQVNLFPIYLFGTIMFLMAFVACLKLETKQFTREESPSNLGRFIYELIEGIKYIFTSKILITVLIVTIIMNFLVFTYQSQLTVLVQTNISDLPIILGFLAAVEGIGATLGTLIIANFPLKRGMLIFLSGSFLFGVCIISFTFSEFLFVSILLMLIGGFGMAGFGTLQSILIISSAEQKIRGRVLGILAITIGTQPIGAFILGYFSREYGSVTAVKISVVIAMVILTLVTIVYFGNKSKRVNSQ; this is translated from the coding sequence ATGAATCCAATTGTAGAAGTTCTTAAAACCAAAGATTTCAAAAAATTATGGTTTATTGGTACTACAGCTATGAGTATGAGATGGATTGAACAAATTGCTCTAGGATACTATGTTTATCAAATAACTAAAGATGAATTTTTAGTTGGACTCGTTTTCTTTTTTAGAAATGTTCCTATGCTATTATTTGGAGCATTCATTGGTGTCATATCCGACGAGTTTGATAAAAAAAAGATACTTCAAATAACACTAATATTTACTGCAATAATATACTTTATACTTACAATAAGTTCATTTCTTGATCAACTAAATTATTTCCAAATTTGTTTTGGAGCTTTTATAGCAGGCTTAGCTTGGTCTTTCGATTTCCCCATAAGAAGATCGATGCTGAGTGAAATAGTTGATAAAAGACTATATCCAAGTGCGATAGGCGTAGATATGACTTCTAGTAATTTAGCACGAATAATAGGCCCAGTTTTAGCAGGAATTGTTCTCCAACAGGTTAATTTATTTCCAATTTATCTTTTTGGAACAATTATGTTTTTAATGGCTTTTGTTGCATGCTTGAAATTAGAAACTAAACAATTTACTAGAGAAGAAAGTCCTAGTAATCTAGGCAGATTTATTTATGAACTGATAGAAGGAATAAAATATATTTTCACAAGCAAAATATTAATAACAGTTCTAATTGTGACTATAATAATGAATTTTCTTGTCTTTACTTATCAAAGTCAATTAACGGTCTTAGTCCAGACAAATATTTCTGATTTACCAATTATTTTAGGATTTTTAGCAGCAGTAGAAGGAATAGGTGCAACTTTGGGAACATTAATAATTGCAAATTTTCCACTTAAAAGAGGTATGCTGATCTTTTTATCAGGTTCATTCTTATTTGGAGTATGTATCATATCATTTACTTTTTCTGAATTTCTTTTTGTTAGCATATTGCTGATGCTAATTGGAGGATTTGGAATGGCAGGCTTTGGAACTCTTCAATCAATTTTGATAATTAGTTCTGCGGAACAAAAAATAAGAGGCAGGGTACTTGGAATATTAGCAATAACAATAGGAACTCAACCTATAGGTGCATTTATACTAGGATATTTTTCTAGAGAATATGGATCAGTTACTGCAGTTAAGATATCTGTTGTTATTGCAATGGTGATATTGACTTTAGTAACGATAGTATATTTTGGGAATAAATCTAAGAGAGTAAATAGTCAATAA